Proteins from one Sabethes cyaneus chromosome 2, idSabCyanKW18_F2, whole genome shotgun sequence genomic window:
- the LOC128733472 gene encoding uncharacterized protein LOC128733472, with protein sequence MSFCRITGKCRSLPKPNYFPMLPPISPADAKRFCRITGKSYGLPSHHFIPVLLIKNSRREKCKVTNIAGELNPHHYVPGNYGSRKHIVICQLRYVLPVLDAEDDAQKNLTNILTQKSKPVEQSLYVYKVDERNFGLVFPARLEAAVRDGDVRDIMLAKESDKLLIKLKKGNSVSVSLRNVEQNDLENLYEGEGPREEVIKKREQEEAKRPKSKGKSNLSSIANIFEQKEKIEEQKEEEEQQFIEAHREKAIRLAEERRERQLAESMKALRLNVHLIEQESELSDLIKPMIESWDWSTLEKEAYENSSNMTSIKALPDVHQITPVNLPSKQIHVDHAILENSCGVEAASFVGTINPTKLEIKTERLNAMKSLPVEVLDALSHVEAKLSAQSELFPHLNDLASVVSHLQESQASEVDGVPGAKLVVNHQNLFIPGQTLMVNNKPTFVPGQTIETENGILEFIPGVTITTHDGTIKFVPGEVSLTKAGKPQNFVAGKMIDGKFVCGQVMTINDEPQFVPGQTIVTPEGVTKFVAGIVDEASGAFVPGQSIETPEGIKFIPGQTITVHGKEKFIPGQTVMNKSKEMVFIPGQSVANEQGISQFVPGKTIVTPEGAKFVPGQYVDDTFVPGLSNGEEFVPGVNIETKEGSKFVRGQIVNTKHGDVFMPGSTTVSKDGQVQFQIASTIDAVQFSEASPVGMVMDSDSMKITEPTLCAFGHMVQNDEGVAFFPEKIKKEELPTGKVVPGKLIKQQAQTKFIPGINVEDGFIPGQVVQTDHGEQFVPGQVIETSEGLKFVPGQIIETKNGSKFVPGQTMHTIEGPRFVPGQIINTKAGPMFIPGQVISTDDDGEKFVPGQIVDTDDGPRFVPGRVVETENKVTFIPGRIVQTAEGPKFVAPDLKDTEDGDEEFHVQSFTVTPEELKLLKPNQTTSTMDTTESTLVVTLDSSMLQQLSEAGMHVGRQVEASAVDYVLQSTKERKALQQFITEHHIQAASIDVMENIFEGLKKVCKQINLTSLQYGTEEDKLNADISACNGSAEVVEMLAANLVTILINANESENRNMYEVIAEAIKMSSNEYSIEELQHAMETPIASDYLASVMNRTIVKNNIDQKLKTITAFVDVDVEDGEETGISAPHGAIEEFCQLMNNDRMSEAFVNLLKKDENLFKSIVSSLKISGVVEDSVNISDILQAAVVDSIQDRAQSAMVELLSDQNQVQLTSLLKKSSGLALALGHSKEAEMFQYLVTHPKALKDLNKEDELFNIINRVLIMEELAEDDDECRELIDSLEKTPSHATKSDKLRELIRQSGALTFTPVKKVVIETSKDVPISLFYTNNRLAIDEFFLKSGQVQRHSPKAFLIIKKGIQAVIPRESSHEVLAGKIAYTVLDEHGIRHFQPMNVLNALKITPRFCHRFSLYTCDIREDPDNDTLSSNSSHDGDWDDSSNHYRSGLSRRGSMYASGSSNGYDSNRRGDRLDYMTTTATRRKSLRNGYNHPYHAYHRQDSFKSLPMAMRIAIKASLSREAPIIKSSSRSYIQRSSSMARLK encoded by the coding sequence ATGTCATTCTGTCGCATCACCGGCAAGTGCCGGTCATTGCCGAAACCAAACTATTTTCCTATGTTACCACCAATCTCACCGGCAGATGCAAAACGATTTTGTCGCATAACAGGAAAATCCTACGGATTACCATCGCACCATTTCATTCCTGTATTGCTTATCAAAAATTCACGCAGAGAAAAATGTAAGGTAACCAACATTGCCGGAGAGTTAAACCCCCACCATTACGTTCCCGGTAACTATGGTAGCAGAAAACACATTGTTATCTGTCAACTTCGTTACGTACTTCCGGTTCTGGACGCTGAAGATGATGCCCAAAAAAATTTAACCAACATTCTCACACAGAAGAGCAAACCCGTCGAGCAGAGCTTGTACGTTTACAAAGTTGACGAGCGAAACTTTGGTCTCGTATTTCCGGCACGACTGGAAGCTGCCGTGCGGGATGGAGACGTTCGTGACATTATGCTCGCCAAAGAGTCCGATAAACTGCTCATAAAACTGAAGAAAGGTAACAGTGTCTCGGTTAGTTTGCGAAACGTTGAACAGAACGATCTGGAAAATCTGTACGAAGGCGAAGGGCCTCGTGAAGAGGTCATCAAAAAACGGGAACAGGAAGAAGCTAAGCGACCGAAATCGAAAGGAAAATCTAATCTTTCCAGCATAGCAAACATTTTCGAGCAGAAGGAAAAGATTGAAGAACAGAAGGAGGAAGAGGAGCAGCAATTTATCGAAGCTCACCGGGAGAAAGCGATACGGTTGGCGGAAGAACGCCGCGAAAGGCAATTAGCCGAAAGTATGAAAGCATTACGATTGAACGTGCACTTGATTGAGCAGGAAAGTGAACTTAGCGATCTAATCAAGCCAATGATTGAATCGTGGGACTGGAGTACTCTGGAAAAGGAGGCTTACGAAAACAGCTCGAATATGACATCCATAAAAGCATTGCCGGACGTCCATCAGATTACACCGGTTAACTTACCATCTAAACAGATTCATGTGGATCATGCAATTCTGGAGAATTCCTGTGGCGTTGAAGCGGCGTCTTTCGTAGGGACGATTAACCCGACAAAACTCGAAATCAAAACCGAGCGGCTTAACGCAATGAAGTCACTGCCAGTAGAAGTTTTAGATGCCTTGTCCCATGTTGAAGCAAAACTCTCCGCACAATCTGAACTCTTTCCACATTTAAACGATTTGGCATCGGTTGTAAGTCACCTGCAAGAATCCCAGGCTTCAGAGGTGGACGGAGTCCCAGGAGCCAAGCTAGTTGTCAACCATCAAAATCTCTTCATTCCTGGCCAAACGCTAATGGTCAATAACAAGCCAACCTTTGTGCCGGGTCAAACGATAGAGACGGAAAATGGTATTCTTGAGTTCATTCCTGGAGTTACGATCACTACGCATGACGGAACAATAAAGTTTGTTCCCGGTGAAGTCAGTCTAACGAAAGCCGGAAAACCGCAGAACTTTGTTGCTGGTAAAATGATCGACGGTAAGTTCGTTTGCGGCCAGGTTATGACCATAAATGACGAACCACAGTTTGTGCCGGGACAAACGATTGTTACCCCTGAAGGGGTAACGAAATTTGTAGCCGGCATTGTCGATGAAGCTTCGGGAGCTTTTGTACCGGGTCAAAGCATTGAAACACCGGAGGGAATTAAGTTTATCCCTGGGCAAACGATTACCGTTCACGGTAAAGAGAAATTCATTCCCGGGCAAACGGTTATGAACAAGAGCAAAGAAATGGTGTTCATACCAGGTCAATCGGTCGCCAACGAGCAGGGAATTTCACAGTTTGTCCCCGGTAAAACTATCGTCACACCGGAAGGTGCCAAATTTGTCCCTGGACAGTACGTGGATGATACGTTCGTTCCTGGGCTGTCCAACGGGGAAGAGTTCGTGCCAGGTGTAAATATTGAAACCAAAGAGGGATCGAAATTTGTTCGCGGTCAGATTGTCAACACAAAACATGGCGACGTGTTTATGCCAGGCTCGACAACGGTCTCCAAAGATGGTCAGGTTCAGTTCCagattgcctccaccatcgATGCCGTGCAGTTCAGTGAAGCTAGCCCTGTTGGCATGGTGATGGATAGCGACAGCATGAAGATTACCGAGCCTACTTTGTGTGCCTTTGGGCACATGGTGCAAAATGATGAAGGAGTTGCGTTCTTCCCGGAAAAGATAAAGAAAGAAGAACTTCCTACCGGTAAGGTTGTTCCGGGAAAGCTAATAAAGCAGCAAGCTCAGACTAAGTTCATTCCTGGTATCAATGTTGAGGATGGTTTTATCCCTGGTCAGGTGGTACAAACCGATCACGGTGAACAGTTCGTTCCTGGTCAAGTGATCGAGACCAGTGAAGGTTTGAAGTTCGTCCCGGGACAGATTATAGAAACgaaaaatggatccaaatttgtgCCTGGTCAAACGATGCATACCATTGAAGGTCCGCGATTTGTGCCAGGTCAAATTATCAACACAAAGGCAGGTCCAATGTTCATTCCCGGACAGGTTATTTCGACGGATGATGATGGAGAGAAATTCGTGCCCGGTCAGATAGTCGATACCGATGACGGTCCTCGCTTCGTTCCGGGACGTGTGGTAGAGACGGAGAACAAGGTTACCTTCATACCGGGTAGGATCGTTCAAACGGCTGAAGGGCCGAAATTCGTTGCACCAGATCTGAAGGATACCGAAGATGGAGATGAGGAGTTCCATGTGCAGAGTTTTACGGTAACTCCTGAAGAGTTGAAACTTTTGAAACCGAATCAGACTACGTCTACAATGGATACGACGGAAAGTACGTTGGTAGTTACCTTGGACAGTTCTATGTTACAGCAATTGTCGGAAGCTGGAATGCACGTTGGCCGTCAGGTCGAGGCGTCCGCTGTGGATTACGTGCTACAAAGTACAAAGGAACGAAAGGCTTTGCAACAGTTCATAACAGAACACCACATCCAAGCAGCCAGTATAGATGTGATGGAAAACATCTTCGAAGGTTTGAAGAAAGTGTGCAAACAAATCAACTTAACTTCGTTGCAATATGGAACGGAAGAAGATAAACTTAATGCGGATATAAGTGCGTGCAACGGGTCGGCAGAGGTCGTAGAAATGCTTGCTGCCAATTTGGTTACGATTTTAATCAATGCAAACGAATCGGAGAATCGAAACATGTACGAGGTTATAGCGGAAGCCATCAAAATGTCTAGTAATGAGTACAGTATCGAAGAACTTCAGCATGCCATGGAAACTCCAATCGCTTCCGATTATCTTGCGAGTGTAATGAACAGGACTATAGTGAAGAACAATATCGATCAGAAGTTGAAGACCATAACTGCGTTCGTTGACGTTGATGTTGAAGATGGAGAAGAAACAGGCATTTCGGCGCCACACGGTGCGATCGAGGAATTCTGCCAACTGATGAACAATGACCGAATGTCGGAAGCGTTCGTAAACTTACTGAAGAAGGATGAGAATTTGTTCAAATCTATTGTAAGTAGTTTGAAAATATCCGGTGTAGTGGAGGATAGTGTTAACATTTCGGACATTCTGCAAGCTGCTGTCGTGGATAGCATACAAGACAGGGCTCAATCTGCCATGGTTGAACTgcttagtgatcaaaatcaagtACAGTTGACtagtttgctgaagaaatcCAGTGGTTTAGCATTGGCACTGGGACACAGCAAAGAAGCGGAAATGTTCCAATACTTAGTGACACATCCGAAAGCACTGAAAGATCTGAACAAAGAGGACGAATTATTCAACATAATCAATCGAGTGTTGATCATGGAAGAGCTTGCGGAGGACGATGACGAATGCAGAGAACTGATCGATAGTTTAGAGAAAACGCCTTCCCACGCGACAAAAAGTGATAAACTGCGTGAGCTAATTCGTCAAAGTGGAGCTCTAACCTTTACCCCTGTGAAAAAAGTAGTCATCGAAACGTCGAAAGACGTACCGATTTCGCTGTTTTACACCAACAATCGGCTGGCGATTGATGAATTCTTCCTCAAGAGCGGTCAAGTGCAACGGCACAGCCCGAAGGCATTCCTGATTATCAAAAAAGGAATACAAGCGGTAATTCCCCGGGAATCTAGTCACGAAGTGCTGGCCGGAAAGATCGCCTACACCGTACTGGACGAGCATGGCATTCGGCACTTCCAGCCGATGAATGTACTGAACGCGCTAAAAATCACGCCACGCTTCTGTCATCGCTTCTCGCTGTATACCTGTGATATCCGCGAGGATCCGGACAACGATACGCTCAGCAGTAACAGTAGTCACGACGGAGATTGGGACGACTCGAGCAACCACTATCGGTCCGGTCTGTCCAGACGAGGGTCGATGTACGCCAGTGGTTCCAGCAACGGATACGACAGCAACAGGAGAGGAGACAGACTGGATTATATGACTACAACAGCAACGCGCCGAAAGTCACTTAGGAATGGGTATAATCATCCCTATCATGCCTACCACCGTCAGGATAGTTTTAAG